The Primulina huaijiensis isolate GDHJ02 chromosome 12, ASM1229523v2, whole genome shotgun sequence genome has a window encoding:
- the LOC140990185 gene encoding uncharacterized protein, with protein MPHNDALVIQARVANYVIMRVFVDSGSYVNVIFKDALVQMDLQGYHLESVETALFGFAGNVVYPEGEIVLPLTLGSRDVKKTVMTTFTVVDSPSSYNIILG; from the coding sequence ATGCCCCACAATGATGCCCTGGTCATTCAAGCCCGGGTTGCCAATTACGTAATTAtgagagtctttgttgactcgggCAGTTATGTGAATGTGATTTTCAAAGATGCCCTtgtgcagatggatttgcagggTTATCATTTGGAATCGGTGGAGACTGCACTGTTTGGTTTTGCCGGGAATGTGGTTTACCCGGAAGGGGAGATTGTCCTACCGTTAACTTTGGGTTCCCGGGATGTAAAGAAAACAGTGATGACTACTTTCACTGTGGTGGATTCCCCCTCTTCTTATAACATCATTTTAGGCTGA